The Streptomyces sp. V4I8 genome includes the window AGACCAATGACCTCGACACCCTGCTGCCCGAGGCGGCACGGCTGCACTCGGTCCTGGGCTTCGACGGGGTGATCACCTCCTGCGACTACTACCTCCCGACGGTCGCCCGCATCGCCGGGCACCTCGGCCTGCCCGGTCCCGGCCCCGAGGCGGTGGAGAACGCCTGCCGCAAGGACGCCACCCGCCGCGTCCTCGCCGACGCCGGCCTGCCCGGACCGCGCTTCGCCGTCCACGAGGAGTGGGCCGAGCTCGTGCGGGCCGCCCGGGAGATCGGCTATCCGCTCGTCGCCAAGCCGGTCGACCTGTGCGCCGGCATGTATGTGCGGCGCGTCGACGACGAGGCCCAACTCGCCGAGCTGGTAAGGGCATTGGCCGACTTCCCGGTCAACGCCCGCGGCCAGCGCCGCACCCCCGCCGTCCTCCTCGAAGAGCTCCTCGACGGCCCCGAGGTGAGCGTCGAGACCGTGTCGTACGCGGGCGCCGTGCACATGGTCGGCGTCACCGACAAGAGCATCGGCGGGGCGCCCGCCTTCATCGAGACCGGCCACATGTTCCCCGCCGCCCTGTCCCTCGCCGACCTCGACGCCGCCGAGCAGACCGCGCTCGGCGCGCTCAAGGCCCTCGGGCTCACGGACGGGGTCGTGGCGCACACCGAGATCAAGCTCACCTCCGACGGGCCGCGCGTGGTCGAGGTCAACCCCCGGCCCGCCGGCAACCGCATCACCGAGCTCGTCCGCCATGTCACCGGCATCGACCTCGCCGCCGCCTTCGTGGACGTCGCCCTCGGCCGCCGGCCCGACCTCGGGCGCACGGACACCGGACTGCGCAGTGCCGCCGTCGGCTTCCTCGTCCCGGACCGCGCGGGCACGCTCGAAGCGCTCGACGCCGGTCGACTGGCCTCGGCGGAAGGCGTGTTGGAGGTGCAGCTCGCCGAGCCCGGCAAGGCTGTGAAGGCGGCGGGCAGCAACAACGAGTACCTCGGCCACATCATGGCCGGCGACCCGGACGGACCCGGCGCCCGCGACCGCGTCGAGGACCTGCTGGCCGGGCTGCGCGCGGGGATGGTGATCCGATGACCGCCCTCAGCGCCTCACCGACGGCGCCCTGTCGGACGTACGACGATCTCGTCGCCCAGGTCCGCGCGGGCGCCCTCGGCCCCGACCCCCGCACCCAGCGCATCGCCGTCGCCTTCACCACCCGGCAGGCCGTACGGCACGACGGCCGCGGCACCGGCTACCGCAACGAGGTCCTCAGCCTGCGCCTCGCCGAAGCCGTCGGATCGTGCGCGGTCGAACCCGGCGAACTGCCCGACGGCGCGCTCGACGACTGCGTCGGCGCCGACGTGGCACGGCTGCTGGAGCACCCGCTGGCTGCCGTGCGGGTGGCAGCCCTGGACGCCTATCTGATGCACGTCATCCCGCACACGCCGGACCACGGGGCGCTGCCCGTCGCGCTGCCCGCCGGGTCGTCGCTGGAGAAGTCCACGGCCAGGGCGAGGGCCGTGGTGGAGCTGCTGGACCTGCCGGCCGACAGCACGGTGCTGGTGGTCGGAGTCGTCAACTCCCTGCTGGCGGAGCTGCGTTCGCGCGGGCTCGGCTACGTCCCGTGCGACCTCAAGGGCGGGGTGACGGAGTGGGGAGAGCCGGTCGTCGTGGACGCGCTCACCGCGGCCGAGAGCTGTGACGCGCTGCTGGTGTCCGGGATGACCCTGGGCAACGGCAGCTTCGAGGCCCTGCGCGAGCACGCACTGCGGCACGGCAAGCCGCTGGTGATGTTCGCGCAGACCGGCAGCGCGGTGCTGCCCCGCTTCCTGGGACACGGCGTGAGCGCGGTCTGCGCGGAGCCGTACCCCTTCTTCTGGCTCGACGGCGGGCCCGGGGTCGTCCACCGCTACCGCCGCGCCGGAGGTGCACGATGACCGCCACCGCGGTACGCCCCACCGCCCGCCCGGAGTTGCTCACCCTGCTCGGCCGTACCCCCGTCGTCCGTGTCACCACCGACCTGCCGCACGCGCACCCCGGTTTCTGGGCCAAGCTCGAAGGGCTCGCGGCGGGCGGGATGAAGGCGCGGGCCGCCGTGTCGATGCTGCTCGGTGCGCGGGAGCGAGGTGAGCTGCGGCCGGGCGCCCCGGTGGTGGAGTCCACCTCCGGCACACTCGGCATCGGGCTCGCCTTCGCCGGACAGGCGCTCGGCCATCCCGTCGTGCTCGTCGGCGACAGCGAACTGGAGCCGTCCATGCGGCAGTTGCTGCGCGCCCACGGCGTCCGTCTGGAGCTCGTCGACCGCCCGGCGCCGCAGGGCGGCTGGCAGGGCGCCCGCCTCGGCCGGCTGCGCGACCTGCTCGCCGAACTGCCCGGTGCCTACTGGCCCGACCAGTACAACAACCCCGACAACACGGCGGGTTATGCCTCGCTGGCCGCCGAACTCGGCGTTCAGCTCGACCACTTGGACATCCTGGTGTGCAGCGTCGGCACGGGCGGCCACAGCGCCGGGATCATCGGCCCGCTGCGCCGGCACTGGCCCGGGCTGCGGCTCATCGGCGTCGACGCCACCGGCTCCACGATCTTCGGCCAGCCCGCCCGCCCCCGGCTGATGCGCGGCCTCGGCAGCAGCATCCACCCGCGCAACGTCGCCTACGACGCCTTCGACGAGGTCCACTGGATCGGCCCCGCCGAGGCCGTGGACAGCTGCCGAAGGCTCGCCCGGGGAAGCTTCGTCAGCGGCGGCTGGAGCACGGGCGCGGTCGCCAGGGTCGCCGCCTGGGCGGCCCGCGTGCACCCGGGAGCGGTCGTCGCCACCGTGTTCCCCGACGGGCCGCACCGCTACCTCGGCACCGTCTACGACGACGACTTCCTCACCGCCCACGGCCTCGACCTCGCCGCGGCCGCCACCCGGCCCGTGGAGATACCGCACCCCCATGCCGCCGAGGCGAGCGGGTGGGCGCGGTGTGCCCGGGTCGCCGATCCGCTCTCTCCCGGAAGGACGCGATGAAGGCCCGCCTGCGCACCGTACGTCTCGAACTCGCCGAGCCGCTGCGCATCTCCCGCTCCACCATGACCGCCCGCGACGCCGTGTGGCTGGGCGTCGAACACGAGGGGGTGACCGGATACGGCGAGGCCGTCAGCAGCGTGTACTACGGGCTGGACGCCGACACGCTCGTACGGCTGATCTCGGCGGTCGGTCTGGAACGGTTCGCCGATCCCGAGAGCGCCCTGGAGGCCCTGTCCTCGGAGACGCGGCCCTCGGAGCCCCGGCCCCCGGACGGCGTACCGCCTGCTGTCACCGCCGCCGTCGAGTCGGCGCTCCTCGACCTCGTCGGCAAACGGGGCGGTGTGCCCGTCCACCGCCTCCTGGGCACTGAGACGTCGTTCGGTGTCGCCACCGCACGCACCATCGGCATCACCTCGCTCGCGCACGCGGCCGCCGAGGCCCGGCGCCTCGCCGCGAGTGGATTCGAGGTCGTCAAGGTGAAGGCGGGCTCGAACGATGCCGAGGACGACGTGGAGCGCGTGCGGGTCATCCGGGACGCGGCCCCTCATGTGCGGCTGCTGCTGGACCCGAACGGGGCCTGGAGCACGGCGGAGGCCCAGCGGCTGCTGCCCCGGTTCGCCGCGCTCGGCGTCGAGGCCGTCGAACAGCCGCTCGTCCCCGGTGACCCGGACGCGCTGGCCGCCCTCGCCGAGAGGTCGCCGCTGCCTGTCATCGCCGACGAGGACGCGGTGAGTATCGAGGACGTACGGCGGCTGGCCGGGCGCGTCCACGGCGTCAACGTCAAGCTCGCCAAGTGCGGGGGCGTCCGGGCGGCCCTGCGGATCGCGCGGTTGATCGAGGGCAGCGGGACGGAGCTGATGCTCGGCTGCCTCACCGCCAGCAGCCTCGGCATCGCGCCCGCCGTCCACCTGGCCGACCGCGCCCGCTGGGCCGACCTGGACGGGCATCTGCTGCTCGCGCACGACCCGTGGACGGGGATCGGCGGCGCGGACGGCACCGTACGCACAAGTGCGCGGCCCGGCCTGGGAGTCGAGGAGGTGACGGCGTATGAAGACGTGGCGTGAGATGCGCGGCTTCCCACTCGCCGTGCAACTTCTCCTCGTCAACCAGCTCGGCGTCAACACCGGCTTCTACCTCCTCATCCCGTACCTCGCCACCCACCTCGGCGAGAACCTGGGCATGTCGGCGGCGGTCGTCGGAATCGTCCTCGGCGTGCGGAACCTGAGCCAGCAGGGCCTGTTCATCATCGGCGGCTCCGCGTCGGACCGGCTCGGGGCGCGGGGCGTCATCATCGCCGGGTGCGCCCTGCGGACCGTCGGCTTCGGGCTGTTCGCGCTGGGCGACGGGCTGCCGGTGCTGCTCGCCGCGTCCGTGCTCAGCGGGCTCGCGGGGGCGCTGTTCAACCCGGCCGTGCGGGCGTATCTGGCGCAGGAGTCGGGGGAGCGCAAGGCGGAGGCGTTCGCGCTGTTCAACGTGTTCGCCACGACCGGCGCGCTCATCGGGCCGCTGCTGGGCAGCGCCCTGCTCCTCGTCGACTTCCGCACGTCCGCCCTGACCGCCGCCGGGATCTTCGCGGTGCTCACCGTGGCGCAGGCCCTCGTCCTGCCCGCGCGGAAGGTCGAACCCAGCGGCAACAGCGGTGTCCTCGGCGACTGGCGCGAGGTGCTCGGCAACCGGGCCTTCCTCGCCTTCGCGCTCGCCATGGTCGGCATGTTCACCCTGGAGAACCAGCTGTACCTGCTGCTGCCCGACGGGGCCCGCGAGGCCACCGGCTGGGACGGGGCCGCGGGCATCGTCTTCCTCGTCGGCACGGTGGCCAACCTGGCGCTTCAGCTGAGAATCACGACCGCCCTCAAGGCCCGTGGGGACAGAGCGCGTTGGATCGCCGTCGGGCTCGCGGTGATGGGGCTGGCCTTCCTGCCGGCGGCCTTCACGGCAGGTGCCGTGCCCGTTCTGGTGGGCGCGCTGCTGCTGTACCTCGGCATCATGATCGCCTCGCCGTTCGTGATGGAGCTGATCCCGCGCTTCGGGCGGCCCGAGCTGACCGGCACGTACTTCGGGATCTTCTACGTCGTCTCGGGCATCGCCGCCGCGCTCGGCAACACGGCCGTCGGCTGGTCCATGGACTCCGGCGAGCGGGGCGGCCACGCGTGGCTGCCGTGGGTGTGCTGTGCGCTGTTCGGGCTGGCCTCGGCGGGCGGGGTCGCATGGCTGCGCCGGCGCGGGGTGCTGCCGACGCAGGCCGACGAACCGGTGCGCGAGAGGGCCGACGCATGACCGACGGCAACCTCCTCACCGACAACCCGGCCCTCTACGAGGCCCGCTTCCCCGACCCCGACCGGCTCGCCGGGCGCTGGGCCGAGGACTGCCTGCGCCGCCACGGCGCCGGGCCACGTGTCCTCGACATGGGCTGCGGTACCGGGCGCGACGCCGCCCACCTGCACTCCGTCGGCCGTACGGTGACCGGCGCCGACCTCTCCGAGGCGATGCTGGCCCACGCCCGCGCCCACCACCCGGGACCCACCTATGTCCGGGCCGACCTGCACGGCTTCGCCCTGCGCGACCTGGGCGGGGACCCCTTCGACGCCGTCGTCTGCCTGGACAGCTCCCTGCTGTACTGCCACACCAACGACCAGCTCGACGGCTTCCTCGCCTCCTGCCGCCACGCCCTCGCCCCGGGCGGGCTGCTGGTCGCGGAGCTGCGCAACGGCGCGTACTTCCTCGGCCGTACGGACCTCCTCGACAGCCCGACGGTCAACGCCTTCACCTGGCGGGGCACCGCCTACCGGTCCACCACCACCCTGACCGTCGACCGCACCGCCCAACTCCTGCGCCGTACGCGCGTGTGGACCGCCGACGACGGAACCCCGCCGGTCGAACAGCGCTCCGCGTGGCGGCTGCTGTTCCCGCAGGAGCTACGGCACCTGCTCGCCGCGCACGGCTTCCAGGTGCTCGACCTCCATGACGGCCCCGGACCCCGCACCGAACCTCCCTGGCAGCAGGGCGAGTCGCCCGGCGACAGCACCGACGGAGACCGGCTGCACGTCGTGGCGCGCCTGAACACCACCCGCTGACCCACACACTCCAAGGAACAGTCATGAACGACGAACGCTTTCCCGGCCTGCACCGACGCGGCTTCCTCGCCGCGACGTCCGGTGTCGCCGCCCTCTCCCTCGTCGGCTGCGGAGGCGGCACCGACGACAAGGCGGACGCCGGGTCCGGCACCCCGAAGCGCGGCGGACGGCTGCGTGCCGCGTTCGCCGGGGGCGGCGCCAGCGAGACCCTCGACCCGCATCTGGCCAACCTCTTCGCCGACGTCGCCCGCGCCAAGGCGCTCTTCGACAAGCTCGCCGACTACGGCGCCGACCTCTCCGCCCAGCCCCGCCTCGCCGAGAAGTGGGAGTCCAACAAGACGCTCGACCGCTGGCAGGTGACGCTACGTCAGGCGACCTTCCACGACGGCAAGCCCGTCACCGCACAGGACGTCCTGTACAGCTACCGCCGGATCGCCGACCCCGAGCAGGCGTTCCGCGCCAAGGCGTCCCTGGAGCCCCTCGACCTAGACGCCAGCCGCGCCACCGGCGAGCGGTCCATCGAGTTCGTGCTCAAGCGGCCCACCGCCGAATTCCCCAACGTCCTGGCGGCGTTCGGCGCGTACATCGTCCCGGAGAACGCCACCGACTTCGACAAGAAGCCCGTCGGCTCCGGCCCCTTCAGGTTCGTCTCCTTCGCCCCCGGCCGCTCCGCCGTCTTCCGCCGCAACGACGACTACTGGGACGGCGCCCCGCTCCTCGACGAGATCGAGTTCGTCGTCGCCAACGAGGAGTCCGCCCGCGTCAACGCCCTCCTCGGCGGTCAGGTCGAATACGCGCACGAACTCAACCCGACGACCGCGCGGGCCCACGAGTCCGGGGGCCAGATCGAGATCGTGCGGCTGCGCAACAGCGCCATGCAGGCCTTCTGCATGAAGACCGACCGGGCGCCCTTCGACGACAAGCGGGTCCGCGAGGCCTTCTTCCTGATCGCCGACCGCCAGGAACTCGTCGACGGCGCGCTGTCCGGCGCGGGCGAGGTCGGCAACGACCTCTTCGGCAAGGGCTACGAGTACTATGCCGCCGGCCTGCCGCAGCGCGAGCAGGACCTCGACAAGGCCCGCGCCCTGCTGAAGAAGGCCGGCGCCGAGAAGCTCAAGGTCACCCTGGACACCTCGGCCGTCGCCGCCGGGTTCACCGAGGCCGCCGGCATCTTCCGCGACCAGGCCGCGAAGGCGGGCGTCACGATCGACGTGAAGATGGGCAGCAAGGACTCCTACTGGAGCGACATCCTCGACAACGGCACCCTGTGCTGCTACCGCTCCGGCGCCATGCCCATCGAGGCGCACTTCTCCCAGCGCCTGCTCACCGACTCCACCACCAACGCCACCAAGTGGCGGCACAAGGACTTCGACACCCTCTACCAGCAGGCCCAGTCCACCCGCGACAAGACCGAACGCGCCGCCGTCTACGAACGGATGCAGCGCCGCCTGTACGCCGAGGGCGGGTTCCTCATCTGGGGCTTCGCGGACTGGATCATCGGAACGGCGCGCACGGTGCGGGGGGTGGAGACCAAGGCCCCCGCCAACACCCTCGACTGGGCCCGCTTCGACAAGGTGTGGCTCGCGTGAGGATGAGCCCACTGCGCTCTTTCGTCGCCCGGCGCCTGCTCCTCGGTGTCGCGCAGACCGTGGCCGTGGTGCTGCTGGTCTTCGCGCTCACCGAGGCGCTGCCGGGCGACGCCGCGGTGGCCCTCGCGGGCGACCAGCCGGACCCCGCGCGTATCGCCGCGATCCGCGAGGCGATGGACCTGGACCGGCCTGCGTACGAGCGGCTGGCCGACTGGGCGACCGGGCTGCTGCACGGCGACTTCGGCACCTCCCTGGCCTCCGGCCGCCCCGTCACCCAGTACATCGCCGACGGCTTCGGCCCCACCCTGCTGCTGGCCGCGCTCACCCTGGCGCTCCTCGTCCCGCTCGGCTTCGGCCTCGGGGTGCTCGCCGCCCGCCATGAGGGACGCCTCGTCGACCGGCTGGTCAGCTCGGTGACGCTGGCCGTGTACGCCGTCCCCGAGTTCGCCCTCGGGGTGCTGCTGGTGACGGTCCTCGCCCTGAAGCTGGCCTGGCTGCCGCCGACGGCGGTCGGCTACGGCACCGACCTTCTCGGCCATCCGGCGGCGCTGGTCCTGCCGGTGCTGGTCCTGCTGTCCCGCCCGGTCTGCTCCCTGTCCCGGCTGGTGCGGGCCGGCATGGTCGACGCCCTGGCCTCCCCCTACGCCGCCCACGCCCGCCGCTACGGCGTCCCCGGCGTCCGCGTCCGCTACACCCACGCCCTGCCGAACGCCCTCGCCCCGGCCGCGCAGCAACTCGCCCGCACCGTCGACTGGTTGCTGTGCGGGGTGATCGTGGTGGAGGCCCTCTTCGTGATCCCGGGCCTGGGCACGGTCCTCCTCAACGCCGTGGCCGAACGTGACGTACCCGTGGTTCAGGGGCTGGCCGTGGTGTTCGGGGTGCTGACGGTCGTGCTCAACCTCGGTGCCGACCTGGTGGCCCACCGGCTCACTCCCCGGGCGGGGGTGGCCGCATGAAGCCGCCCTTCGGTCGCCATCGCCGTTTCGCGCTCGGCCTCGCCGTCGTCGCCGCCCCCCTGGTACTCGCCCTCTTCGGGCCGCTGTTCGTGGGCGACCCGGGACCTCACGCCATCTCCTTCGCCCAAGGCGGCGGCCACTGGCTCGGCACCGACTTCGTCGGCCGTGACGTGTGGCAACAGGTCCTGCTGGGCGGCCGTACGGTCGTCCTCACCGCGCTGGCCGCGACCGCGCTCGCGTATCTCGTCGCCGTCCCGGTCGCGCTGACCGGCGCCCTCACCCGCCACCGCCTGCTGGAAGAGCTGCTGATGCGGCCGCTGGACGTGCTGCTCGCCGTACCGTCGCTGCTGCTGATCCTGCTCGTGGCCTCCGTGTTCGCGCCGGGCGCGGCCGGGCTCGCGCTGCTCGTGGCGCTGGTGAACGTGCCCGACGCGGCCCGGATCGTGCGGGCGGCGGCGGGGGAGGCCGCGGCCCGCCCCGCCGTCGAGGCGCTGCGGATGCAGGGGGAGACCTGGTGGCGGATCGCCGTCGGCTACGTCGGCCGGTCGGCCCTGCGCACCCTCGCCGCCGACGCCGGGATCCGGCTGACCGGCGTGCTCTACCTGGTGTCGACGGCCGCGTTCCTCGGCGTCGGCGTCGCGCCGGACGCCGCCGACTGGGCGGTCATGGTCGACCGCAACCGCACCGGCCTGCTGGTGCAGCCCTGGGCCGTGGTGGTGCCCGCGCTGTTGATCGTCGCGCTGACGATGGGGACGAACCTGCTCTTCGACGCGGCGCTGGAGAAGAAGACCGGCCTGAGGGCGGAGGCCTCCCGGGAGGTCTTCGGGGAAGCCTTCGGGGAGAAGAAGGGGCGACGCCGGTGAGCCGGGCAACGGAGGCGGCGGTCGCCGAGATCCGCGACCTGCGTGTCGAGATCGACGGCCGTGCCATCGTCGACGGAGTGCACCTGCGGGTGCCGCCCGGCGAGGTGACCGCGCTGGTCGGCGCCTCGGGGAGCGGCAAGACCACGACGGGACTGGCGTTGCTCGGGGAGTATCCGCCGGGCGCCCGTGTCACGGGTGAGGTGCGGCGGCCGGGGGACGGACCGGTGGGCTATGTGCCCCAGCATCCGGCGGCCGTCCTCAACCCCGCGCGCCGCGTCAGCGCCCTCCTCGCCGACATCGCCCGCCCCCAGGTCCGCCACCTGCCCCGCGCCGAACGCCGTCAGGCCGCCCGAGCACTGGTCCTGCGAGCCCTGTCCGACGCCCAACTCCCGGACGCCGAAGTCCTGTTGCGCCGCTACCCGCACCAGCTCTCCGGCGGCCAGCAGCAACGCGTCGTCCTCGCCCAGGCCCTGCTGCTCGGCGCCCGTGTCATCGTCGCCGACGAACCCACCACCGGCCAGGACGCGCTGACCAAGAGCCGCATCGTCGAGCAGCTGGCCGCCGTCGCGGCACGCGGTATCGCGGTCGTCCTGCTCAGCCACGACCTCGACGTGGTACGTGCCCTCGCCCACGGGGTCCTCGTCATGCGCGCGGGCCGGGTCGTCGAGTCCGGCCCCGTGGAGCGGCTGTGGGCGGCACCCCGGCACGAGTGGACCCGTCGGCTGCTCGACGAACAGCGCGCCGCCCGGCAGGGCGAGGAGAGCATCGGAGCGGGTCAACCCGTCCTGGAGGTGCGGGACTTGACTGCCGTCCATGGCCGCGGAACCGTCGTTCTGCGCGCCCCGCACCTCACCCTCCACCCCGGCGAATGCCTCGCCGTCGTCGGCCGTTCCGGCAGCGGCAAGACCACGCTCGCCCGTTGTCTCGCGGGCCTGCACCGCGACCACGACGGTGAGATCCTGCTCGACGGCCTGCCCCTCCCGCGCAGCCTGCGCCATCGCGATCGGGCTCAACTCGCCGCCGTGCAGTACGTCTTCCAGGACGCCCGAGCCGCTTTCGGCGAGCACCGGCCCGTGCTGCACCAGGTGGCCCGTACGGCGGTACGGCTGCGCGGGACCGATGAACGGGCTGCCACGGACGAGGCGTTGAGCACCCTGAACCGCCTCGGCCTGGCGGAGGAGCCGGCTCACCGCCGCCCCGGTGAGCTCTCCGGCGGCGAACTCCAGCGCGCCGCCCTCGCCCGGGCCCTGCTCGCCCGCCCCCGGGTGCTGGTCTGCGACGAAGTCACCTCCGGCCTGGACACGGTCACCCGGCGGGGCATCCTCGACGTCCTCGCGGGTCTCGTCGGCGAGGGCGACGACCTGTCCCTCGTCCTCATCACCCACGACCTGGCCACCGCACGCCTGGCCCACCGCATCGCCGTGCTGGACGCGGGTGAGCTGGTCGAACAGGGGCCGGGGCGACAGGTGTTGACGGAACCTCAGCACCCGTTCACGGTCTCTCTCATGCGGACGACCGAGCGTCTGGAGACGGGAACCCGACGGTGAGAGCCGACCTCCGGGCGCCTTCGCGGAGGAGACGGGAAGGCCTCTGCGAGTGGCCCGGAGGTCGGCGGTTTCGGGGGCGCCCCCGGCTACGACCTGGTCGGCAGATGACGGCCGCGCGGACGGGCGGTGGCCTCGGCGAGCAGGGCGTGGATCTGGTGCACCGCCTCTCCCGGGTGGGTGGCCGGGCAGGCGAAGGGCAGGCGGACGTCGTGGTGGGAGCCCGGCGTCTCCAGCCGGAGCACGAGCCCGTGCCGGTCGAGCCGCAGCGGCCGTACACCGGTCGCGCCGAGCTGTTCCCGGGCCGGGAGCAGACGGGCGAGCGGGGCCACGGTGTGGGCGTGGGCCGCGTCCAGCCGGGCCAGCATCTCCGCCTCGTGCTTGGCCAGGGGATCGGGTGAGGCGAGGGTCAGTTCGTCGAGGGCGATGACGGTCGTCCCGTCGTCCTCGGTGAGCACGGCCCGGGCCGGATGGAAGACCAGGTTCTTCGGGCCGAGGGCGCTGAGCCGGCCGCCCAGGGTCAACCGGGAGCGCACCCGCTCGCGTACGGCCACGGCGGCGACGTCGGTGAACTCCACGAGGGCGGCGAGATCGCCCTGCGGCGCCACCGCCAGCTCGGCGGCCAGGTGGCCGTCCGGCGGGTTGTGCAGGAGCAGTCGTGCGGCGGCGTCGACGGTGTGCAGGCCGATCAGCTCGATGCGATGGCCCTGCGTGGTGACGGTCAGCGAGCCGGCCGCCGCCAGCACCGAGCGGGCGCGCTCGGCGGGCGTCGGCTCAGGGCGGGGGGCAGCAGACATGGAGACCTTTCGAGAAGCCCAAGGCGTTCGACTTAGGTAAGCCTAACTTTATTCTGCCGTCTCCGTGTCCGCCAACTCGGTGTTCGCCAACCGTGTGTCCACCAACTCGGTTCACCCACCCTGTGTTCCAACCCCCTGCTCACCAACCCGTCAGCAACAGGTGATTCACGGCCAGCGCGAGCACCGCCTGAGCCGCGAGCCACGTGCGCGGGCCCGTCAGGAACGCACAGGCAGGCAGCAGCCACAGCGCGAACGGCAGCCAGATCCGCTCCGTCTCCGCCTTGCTCATGCCGGACAGGTCGGCGACGAGCAG containing:
- a CDS encoding ATP-grasp domain-containing protein, producing MAHLLVVESWVGSMSRLLPRAIREGGHEFTFLTRDLHHYLRSAPEGTAHPLLGARNVITAETNDLDTLLPEAARLHSVLGFDGVITSCDYYLPTVARIAGHLGLPGPGPEAVENACRKDATRRVLADAGLPGPRFAVHEEWAELVRAAREIGYPLVAKPVDLCAGMYVRRVDDEAQLAELVRALADFPVNARGQRRTPAVLLEELLDGPEVSVETVSYAGAVHMVGVTDKSIGGAPAFIETGHMFPAALSLADLDAAEQTALGALKALGLTDGVVAHTEIKLTSDGPRVVEVNPRPAGNRITELVRHVTGIDLAAAFVDVALGRRPDLGRTDTGLRSAAVGFLVPDRAGTLEALDAGRLASAEGVLEVQLAEPGKAVKAAGSNNEYLGHIMAGDPDGPGARDRVEDLLAGLRAGMVIR
- a CDS encoding Rossmann-like domain-containing protein; its protein translation is MTALSASPTAPCRTYDDLVAQVRAGALGPDPRTQRIAVAFTTRQAVRHDGRGTGYRNEVLSLRLAEAVGSCAVEPGELPDGALDDCVGADVARLLEHPLAAVRVAALDAYLMHVIPHTPDHGALPVALPAGSSLEKSTARARAVVELLDLPADSTVLVVGVVNSLLAELRSRGLGYVPCDLKGGVTEWGEPVVVDALTAAESCDALLVSGMTLGNGSFEALREHALRHGKPLVMFAQTGSAVLPRFLGHGVSAVCAEPYPFFWLDGGPGVVHRYRRAGGAR
- a CDS encoding PLP-dependent cysteine synthase family protein encodes the protein MTATAVRPTARPELLTLLGRTPVVRVTTDLPHAHPGFWAKLEGLAAGGMKARAAVSMLLGARERGELRPGAPVVESTSGTLGIGLAFAGQALGHPVVLVGDSELEPSMRQLLRAHGVRLELVDRPAPQGGWQGARLGRLRDLLAELPGAYWPDQYNNPDNTAGYASLAAELGVQLDHLDILVCSVGTGGHSAGIIGPLRRHWPGLRLIGVDATGSTIFGQPARPRLMRGLGSSIHPRNVAYDAFDEVHWIGPAEAVDSCRRLARGSFVSGGWSTGAVARVAAWAARVHPGAVVATVFPDGPHRYLGTVYDDDFLTAHGLDLAAAATRPVEIPHPHAAEASGWARCARVADPLSPGRTR
- a CDS encoding dipeptide epimerase, producing the protein MKARLRTVRLELAEPLRISRSTMTARDAVWLGVEHEGVTGYGEAVSSVYYGLDADTLVRLISAVGLERFADPESALEALSSETRPSEPRPPDGVPPAVTAAVESALLDLVGKRGGVPVHRLLGTETSFGVATARTIGITSLAHAAAEARRLAASGFEVVKVKAGSNDAEDDVERVRVIRDAAPHVRLLLDPNGAWSTAEAQRLLPRFAALGVEAVEQPLVPGDPDALAALAERSPLPVIADEDAVSIEDVRRLAGRVHGVNVKLAKCGGVRAALRIARLIEGSGTELMLGCLTASSLGIAPAVHLADRARWADLDGHLLLAHDPWTGIGGADGTVRTSARPGLGVEEVTAYEDVA
- a CDS encoding MFS transporter translates to MKTWREMRGFPLAVQLLLVNQLGVNTGFYLLIPYLATHLGENLGMSAAVVGIVLGVRNLSQQGLFIIGGSASDRLGARGVIIAGCALRTVGFGLFALGDGLPVLLAASVLSGLAGALFNPAVRAYLAQESGERKAEAFALFNVFATTGALIGPLLGSALLLVDFRTSALTAAGIFAVLTVAQALVLPARKVEPSGNSGVLGDWREVLGNRAFLAFALAMVGMFTLENQLYLLLPDGAREATGWDGAAGIVFLVGTVANLALQLRITTALKARGDRARWIAVGLAVMGLAFLPAAFTAGAVPVLVGALLLYLGIMIASPFVMELIPRFGRPELTGTYFGIFYVVSGIAAALGNTAVGWSMDSGERGGHAWLPWVCCALFGLASAGGVAWLRRRGVLPTQADEPVRERADA
- a CDS encoding class I SAM-dependent methyltransferase yields the protein MTDGNLLTDNPALYEARFPDPDRLAGRWAEDCLRRHGAGPRVLDMGCGTGRDAAHLHSVGRTVTGADLSEAMLAHARAHHPGPTYVRADLHGFALRDLGGDPFDAVVCLDSSLLYCHTNDQLDGFLASCRHALAPGGLLVAELRNGAYFLGRTDLLDSPTVNAFTWRGTAYRSTTTLTVDRTAQLLRRTRVWTADDGTPPVEQRSAWRLLFPQELRHLLAAHGFQVLDLHDGPGPRTEPPWQQGESPGDSTDGDRLHVVARLNTTR
- a CDS encoding ABC transporter substrate-binding protein codes for the protein MNDERFPGLHRRGFLAATSGVAALSLVGCGGGTDDKADAGSGTPKRGGRLRAAFAGGGASETLDPHLANLFADVARAKALFDKLADYGADLSAQPRLAEKWESNKTLDRWQVTLRQATFHDGKPVTAQDVLYSYRRIADPEQAFRAKASLEPLDLDASRATGERSIEFVLKRPTAEFPNVLAAFGAYIVPENATDFDKKPVGSGPFRFVSFAPGRSAVFRRNDDYWDGAPLLDEIEFVVANEESARVNALLGGQVEYAHELNPTTARAHESGGQIEIVRLRNSAMQAFCMKTDRAPFDDKRVREAFFLIADRQELVDGALSGAGEVGNDLFGKGYEYYAAGLPQREQDLDKARALLKKAGAEKLKVTLDTSAVAAGFTEAAGIFRDQAAKAGVTIDVKMGSKDSYWSDILDNGTLCCYRSGAMPIEAHFSQRLLTDSTTNATKWRHKDFDTLYQQAQSTRDKTERAAVYERMQRRLYAEGGFLIWGFADWIIGTARTVRGVETKAPANTLDWARFDKVWLA
- a CDS encoding ABC transporter permease, which encodes MSPLRSFVARRLLLGVAQTVAVVLLVFALTEALPGDAAVALAGDQPDPARIAAIREAMDLDRPAYERLADWATGLLHGDFGTSLASGRPVTQYIADGFGPTLLLAALTLALLVPLGFGLGVLAARHEGRLVDRLVSSVTLAVYAVPEFALGVLLVTVLALKLAWLPPTAVGYGTDLLGHPAALVLPVLVLLSRPVCSLSRLVRAGMVDALASPYAAHARRYGVPGVRVRYTHALPNALAPAAQQLARTVDWLLCGVIVVEALFVIPGLGTVLLNAVAERDVPVVQGLAVVFGVLTVVLNLGADLVAHRLTPRAGVAA